A genomic window from Dermacentor silvarum isolate Dsil-2018 chromosome 9, BIME_Dsil_1.4, whole genome shotgun sequence includes:
- the LOC119465183 gene encoding acetylcholinesterase — protein sequence MGVTRCYVLLLLVAAARCGRAYDVERVTRLGRVGGNRLEVLGRKVEEYRGIPFAQPPVGRLRFLPPQPVKPWEGIVDATSRRTACPQVVLSNFLAGAIEYTEDCLHLNVWSPVARDEDLVPVVVWIHGGGFTQGCASYDDYTGAALAAKTGLVVVSMNYRLGLLGFLDANSPESPGNMGLMDQNVALKWVQENIREFGGDPSRVTIFGESAGGMSVHAHMLSPMSRGLFQRAYMMSGNLHSLDFFDATHESISKGDTVAAVVGCSGGDRSLASNPEAVIDCLRTKSADEILLAASEALAPKIFPFLPTYHNEFLPKVPTVAISKGFFHTVDIFLGVTEDEGTLALIYPLRSKLLPDDVEGLEDEMFKQSLHEGIFSWLKMDFSEMLEKYTADAQDKASLRRGYVDYLSDSTFVCPMHFTAEKHADRGQNVYSYVFGHKSSKAPLPTWMGTPHAFDMSYIFAVPLIDQNRFDAEDAVVSEVVLTALKTFVETGVPELPYRTPWPKYTIDSPVSVYIDYKNTTAIKGFRKEQCEPWRSYM from the exons ATGGGCGTGACACGGTGTTacgtgctgctgctgttggtTGCGGCGGCACGCTGCGGCCGTGCGTACGACGTGGAGAGAGTGACTCGCTTGGGGAGAGTCGGAGGAAACCGGCTGGAGGTGCTGGGGCGCAAAGTCGAAGAGTACCGCGGCATCCCATTCGCGCAGCCACCCGTGGGCCGGCTTCGATTCCTTCCACCCCAGCCGGTCAAACCATGGGAGGGAATCGTGGACGCAACGAGCAGGCGGACTGCCTGCCCGCAG GTTGTGCTTAGCAATTTCCTGGCCGGTGCGATTGAATATACAGAAGACTGCCTGCACCTGAACGTCTGGAGCCCTGTGGCGCGTGATGAAGACCTAGTGCCAGTAGTTGTGTGGATTCACGGAGGCGGATTCACGCAGGGCTGCGCGAGCTATGACGACTATACCGGGGCAGCACTTGCTGCCAAGACAGGCCTCGTCGTGGTTTCGATGAATTACCGCCTTGGACTTTTGGGTTTTCTTGACGCCAACAGCCCAGAATCACCTGGAAACATGGGCCTTATGGATCAAAACGTGGCACTGAAGTGGGTACAGGAGAACATTCGCGAGTTCGGCGGAGACCCATCTAGAGTGACCATATTTGGAGAGAGTGCTGGCGGAATGAGTGTCCATGCGCACATGCTGTCTCCCATGAGCCGCGGTCTCTTCCAGAGGGCGTACATGATGAGCGGAAACTTGCATAGCCTGGATTTCTTTGATGCCACACACGAGAGCATCAGCAAAGGCGACACGGTTGCCGCAGTTGTAGGCTGTTCGGGTGGCGACCGTAGCTTGGCTTCCAACCCAGAAGCAGTAATTGACTGCCTGAGGACCAAGAGCGCCGACGAAATCCTACTCGCAGCAAGCGAAGCCCTGGCGCCCAAGATATTTCCATTCTTGCCAACATACCACAACGAATTTCTGCCGAAGGTACCCACCGTCGCAATCAGCAAGGGATTCTTCCATACAGTCGACATCTTCCTAGGAGTGACGGAAGACGAAGGAACGCTAGCGCTCATATATCCCCTTAGAAGCAAGCTGCTTCCGGATGACGTGGAAGGTCTGGAAGACGAAATGTTTAAGCAATCCCTGCACGAGGGCATATTTTCGTGGCTCAAGATGGACTTTTCGGAGATGCTGGAAAAGTACACAGCCGATGCCCAGGACAAAGCGTCCTTGAGGCGCGGCTATGTTGACTACCTTTCCGACTCCACATTCGTCTGCCCCATGCACTTCACGGCAGAGAAGCATGCCGACCGTGGTCAGAACGTGTACTCTTACGTTTTTGGTCACAAGTCATCTAAAGCCCCGCTTCCTACTTGGATGGGGACGCCGCACGCTTTCGACATGAGCTACATCTTCGCAGTCCCTCTTATTGACCAGAATCGCTTCGATGCTGAAGATGCTGTTGTGTCCGAAGTTGTTCTTACGGCGCTGAAGACCTTCGTTGAGACAGG GGTACCGGAGCTACCTTATCGAACACCATGGCCGAAGTATACCATCGACAGTCCGGTTTCTGTCTACATCGACTACAAAAATACCACCGCTATCAAGGGCTTTCGCAAAGAACAGTGTGAACCCTGGAGATCTTACATGTAG